The Papaver somniferum cultivar HN1 unplaced genomic scaffold, ASM357369v1 unplaced-scaffold_18, whole genome shotgun sequence genome includes a window with the following:
- the LOC113337838 gene encoding proteinase inhibitor-like, whose product MASICKGKSSWPELVGCNGDTAAATIKRENDNIVNANVVLEGTSVTDDFRCDRVWVWVNGSGIVTITPIIG is encoded by the exons ATGGCATCAATATGCAAAG GCAAGAGTTCATGGCCGGAACTAGTTGGGTGTAATGGAGACACCGCTGCTGCAACTATCAAGAGAGAAAATGATAACATTGTGAACGCAAATGTTGTGCTAGAAGGAACTAGTGTAACAGATGATTTCAGGTGCGATAGGGTCTGGGTCTGGGTCAACGGCAGCGGAATTGTCACCATAACACCTATAATTGGTTAA